A genomic window from Streptomyces mirabilis includes:
- a CDS encoding metallophosphoesterase family protein, with product MTGYYDSHDGASAGDAEQPATEHGMSRRQLLRHAGWFGGAVVLTVASGDVISHIADSREPDSMTAAGATAAANSSLRFVQVSDSHIGFRGPANTDVVGSFTEAINQVNSLGFRPDFVMHSGDLTHLSTAGQFDQVKQMLTGMQTDRVFTVPGEHDSIGDAGRAYRQTFGMGTLGDGWYSFDTHGVHFIALVNTLSLEKLGHLGNDQIDFVRRDIAGLSSDTPIVVFSHIPLFAMYPQWGWSTDDALKVIALLRRFSSVTCLNGHVHQLFTKTDGNITFHSATTTAYPLPKPGRAPAPTPQVVPARQLKDALGIRTVGYRQGDRELAVKDQRLA from the coding sequence ATGACCGGCTACTACGACAGTCACGACGGCGCGTCGGCCGGCGATGCCGAGCAGCCCGCCACGGAGCACGGCATGTCCCGGCGCCAACTCCTCCGCCACGCGGGGTGGTTCGGCGGCGCCGTGGTGCTGACCGTGGCCAGTGGAGATGTGATCAGCCACATCGCCGACTCCCGGGAACCCGACTCCATGACCGCCGCCGGCGCCACCGCGGCGGCGAACAGCTCGCTGCGGTTCGTGCAGGTCTCCGACAGCCACATCGGGTTCCGGGGCCCGGCGAACACGGACGTGGTCGGCTCATTCACCGAAGCGATCAACCAGGTCAACTCGCTCGGATTCAGGCCTGACTTCGTCATGCACAGCGGCGACCTGACCCACCTGTCCACGGCCGGCCAGTTCGACCAGGTCAAGCAGATGCTGACCGGTATGCAGACAGACCGTGTCTTCACCGTACCGGGCGAGCACGACTCCATCGGCGACGCGGGCCGCGCCTACCGGCAGACCTTCGGCATGGGCACGCTCGGCGATGGCTGGTACAGCTTCGACACCCACGGCGTGCACTTCATCGCCCTGGTCAACACCCTGAGCCTGGAGAAACTCGGCCATCTCGGCAACGACCAGATCGACTTCGTCCGCAGGGACATCGCCGGACTGTCGTCGGACACCCCCATCGTGGTCTTCAGCCACATCCCGCTGTTCGCCATGTACCCGCAGTGGGGCTGGAGCACCGACGACGCCCTCAAGGTCATCGCCCTCCTGCGCCGCTTCTCCTCCGTCACCTGTCTCAACGGGCACGTCCACCAGCTGTTCACCAAGACAGACGGCAACATCACCTTCCACTCCGCCACCACCACCGCCTACCCCCTGCCCAAACCGGGCCGTGCCCCCGCCCCCACTCCGCAGGTCGTCCCCGCCCGGCAGCTCAAGGACGCACTCGGCATCCGCACCGTCGGCTACCGCCAGGGCGACCGCGAGCTGGCCGTCAAGGATCAGAGGCTGGCATGA
- a CDS encoding ATP-binding protein: MTMFVTDSPRPSSPLTRHCNHQALLTLPAQEAHVSAVRHFAADLLETWSVPASERDSAVLIVDELAANAAQYGRERMTLLLVLDHGTLHIVVSDSGMVVEHLRPDIASDEHGRGTGIVQHLAQSTEVHQTGNGREVRACLRCSA, encoded by the coding sequence ATGACCATGTTTGTCACCGATTCCCCCCGTCCGAGCTCGCCGCTCACCCGGCACTGCAATCACCAGGCGCTGCTCACCCTGCCGGCGCAGGAGGCGCACGTCTCCGCCGTTCGTCACTTCGCGGCCGATCTGCTGGAGACCTGGAGTGTTCCCGCGAGCGAACGGGACTCCGCCGTTCTCATCGTCGACGAACTCGCCGCCAACGCCGCCCAGTACGGACGCGAGCGCATGACCCTGCTGCTCGTCCTCGACCACGGCACCTTGCACATAGTGGTCAGTGACTCCGGAATGGTCGTGGAGCACCTTCGCCCCGACATCGCCTCGGACGAACACGGCCGCGGCACCGGCATCGTCCAGCACCTCGCACAGTCCACCGAGGTCCACCAGACGGGCAACGGCCGCGAAGTCCGCGCCTGTCTGAGGTGCTCGGCATGA
- a CDS encoding aromatic ring-hydroxylating dioxygenase subunit alpha, whose amino-acid sequence MPHMTAFARNQWYVAAYSHEVGRELLGRTILGEPLVFYRTEDDGTAVALADRCVHRRFPLSESRLDGDRIVCGYHGFTYDTTGSCVYVPGQKRIPRTARVASYPVVEQDSFVWVWIGDPALADPVNVPRARHMDSPDWTTVCGMEPIDADYGLLVDNLLDLSHETYLHGGYIGTPEVAETPITTEVDEGAGIVRVSRHMDDAECPPFYARSTGIEGRITRWQDIEYHAPCLYLLHSRIAPVGVLPEADGGDPNGFHTEITYAITPSSDGHVYDFWAVSRDFARDDEEVTTFLRDFNHTVVMQDVDALNLLQKTLGTERTGYQELSINIDTGGLAARRILARLVEEGDKPMEKVL is encoded by the coding sequence ATGCCTCACATGACCGCCTTCGCCAGGAACCAGTGGTACGTCGCCGCCTACTCGCACGAGGTCGGGCGGGAGTTGCTCGGTCGGACGATCCTCGGTGAACCGCTCGTCTTCTACCGGACGGAGGACGACGGGACGGCCGTCGCGCTGGCGGACCGGTGTGTGCACCGCCGCTTCCCGCTCTCGGAGAGCCGGCTCGACGGCGACAGGATCGTGTGCGGTTACCACGGGTTCACGTACGACACGACCGGCAGCTGTGTGTACGTGCCGGGGCAGAAGCGCATACCGCGCACGGCCCGGGTCGCCTCGTACCCCGTCGTCGAGCAGGACTCGTTCGTCTGGGTCTGGATCGGCGACCCGGCGCTCGCCGACCCGGTGAACGTCCCGCGCGCCCGGCACATGGACTCGCCGGACTGGACCACCGTGTGCGGCATGGAGCCCATCGACGCCGACTACGGGCTGCTGGTCGACAATCTGCTCGACCTCTCGCACGAGACGTATCTGCACGGCGGCTACATCGGCACCCCCGAGGTCGCCGAGACGCCGATCACCACCGAGGTCGACGAGGGCGCGGGCATCGTACGGGTCAGCCGGCACATGGACGACGCCGAGTGTCCGCCGTTCTACGCCCGTTCGACCGGCATCGAGGGCCGGATCACCCGGTGGCAGGACATCGAGTACCACGCGCCGTGCCTGTATCTGCTGCACAGCCGGATCGCCCCGGTCGGGGTGCTGCCCGAGGCTGACGGCGGCGATCCGAACGGCTTCCACACCGAGATCACCTACGCGATCACTCCGTCGAGCGACGGCCATGTCTACGACTTCTGGGCGGTCTCCCGGGACTTCGCGAGGGACGACGAGGAAGTCACCACGTTCCTGCGGGACTTCAACCACACCGTGGTGATGCAGGACGTCGACGCGCTCAACCTGCTGCAGAAGACCCTCGGCACCGAGCGGACGGGCTACCAGGAGCTGAGCATCAACATCGACACCGGCGGTCTCGCGGCCCGGCGCATCCTCGCCCGCCTGGTCGAGGAGGGCGACAAGCCGATGGAGAAGGTCCTGTGA
- a CDS encoding helix-turn-helix transcriptional regulator: MDNRSEVREFLTSRHAKITPLQAGLPVHTGNRRVKGLRREEVALLAGVSAEYYARLERGNLSGVSETVLDSLVRALRLDEAERAHLDDLSRTANTTRRAPRRRLSQPIRPSLQHLLDAMTEAPVFIRNGRLDILATNRLGRALYDPVFADPARPVNLARYEFLNAGAADFLPQLEAQAAGAVALLRTEAGRDPYNRDLTDLIGELSTRSEKFRTLWAAHDVRLHQTGVKHFHHPAVGALSLPFETMPIPTDPGLTLTALSAEPGSPSHDSLKLLASWAATLDQDGQGDTAAAGGEQSA; this comes from the coding sequence ATGGACAACCGGAGCGAGGTACGCGAGTTCCTGACCAGCCGCCATGCCAAGATCACGCCACTGCAGGCGGGGCTGCCCGTCCACACCGGCAACCGGCGCGTCAAGGGGCTACGCAGGGAAGAAGTCGCGCTGCTCGCCGGCGTCAGCGCCGAGTACTACGCCCGCCTGGAGCGCGGCAACCTCTCCGGCGTCTCGGAAACCGTCCTCGACTCACTCGTCCGCGCCCTCCGGCTCGACGAGGCCGAGCGCGCCCACCTCGACGACCTGTCCCGCACCGCCAACACCACCCGCCGCGCACCGCGCCGCCGGCTCTCGCAGCCCATCCGTCCCAGCCTTCAGCACCTGCTCGACGCGATGACCGAGGCACCGGTCTTCATCCGCAACGGCCGCCTCGACATCCTCGCCACCAACCGGCTCGGCCGCGCCCTGTACGACCCGGTGTTCGCCGACCCGGCCCGGCCCGTGAACCTCGCCCGGTACGAGTTCCTCAACGCCGGTGCGGCCGACTTCCTGCCCCAGTTGGAGGCCCAGGCGGCCGGAGCGGTGGCGCTGCTGCGCACCGAGGCGGGACGCGACCCGTACAACCGGGACCTCACCGACCTCATCGGCGAACTCTCCACCCGCAGCGAGAAGTTCCGCACCCTGTGGGCCGCCCACGATGTGCGCCTGCACCAGACCGGCGTCAAGCACTTCCACCACCCCGCGGTCGGCGCACTCTCCCTCCCCTTCGAGACCATGCCCATCCCGACCGACCCCGGCCTCACCCTCACCGCGCTCAGCGCCGAACCCGGCAGCCCGTCCCACGACAGCCTCAAGCTCCTCGCCAGCTGGGCCGCCACCCTCGACCAGGACGGCCAAGGGGACACCGCGGCCGCCGGCGGCGAACAGAGCGCCTAG
- a CDS encoding plastocyanin/azurin family copper-binding protein codes for MSPPSTSASAAPVAGDAVAIKNFAFSPATLKVKVGTTVTWTNQDTDAHTVTSAGSGGALHSAALNTHATYSYTFTKPGTYSYLCTIHPFMTATVEVTR; via the coding sequence ATGAGCCCCCCGAGCACGAGCGCGTCGGCCGCGCCGGTGGCCGGGGACGCCGTGGCGATCAAGAACTTCGCGTTCTCCCCGGCCACGCTCAAGGTCAAGGTGGGCACGACGGTGACCTGGACCAATCAGGACACCGACGCCCACACGGTCACCAGCGCGGGATCGGGCGGCGCGTTGCATTCGGCGGCCCTGAACACCCACGCGACCTACAGCTACACGTTCACCAAGCCCGGCACCTACTCCTACCTCTGCACCATCCATCCGTTCATGACCGCCACCGTGGAGGTGACCCGATGA
- a CDS encoding PDR/VanB family oxidoreductase, producing MSSYDIELVLGEREFVADGVLSLTLRHPLGEELPGWEPGAHVDVVLGAGLERQYSLCGDPADRRAWRIAVLREPDGRGGSSYVHEQLGAGDKVRVRGPRNHFALAPAARYRFVAGGIGITPILPMLAAAQAAGAEWTLLYGGRTRGSMAFTGELERYGDRVTVAPQDECGLLDLDSVLTGVPEGTLVYCCGPGPLLDAVEARCPAGLLRVERFRPKVQETGGDGEFEVELARSGRTLTVPADVSVLDTVRGAGVEVLFSCTEGTCGTCETDVLEGTPDHRDSVLTDEEREAGETMLICVSRCLGKRLVLDL from the coding sequence ATGAGCTCCTACGATATCGAACTCGTCCTGGGGGAGAGGGAGTTCGTGGCCGATGGCGTGCTCTCCCTCACCCTGCGCCACCCGCTCGGCGAGGAACTCCCCGGATGGGAGCCCGGCGCCCACGTCGACGTCGTGCTCGGGGCCGGCCTCGAGCGACAGTACTCGCTGTGCGGGGATCCCGCGGACCGTCGGGCGTGGCGGATCGCGGTGCTGCGGGAACCGGACGGGCGCGGCGGATCCTCGTATGTCCACGAGCAGTTGGGCGCGGGCGACAAGGTCCGGGTCCGCGGCCCGCGCAACCACTTCGCGCTCGCGCCCGCCGCCCGCTACCGCTTCGTCGCGGGCGGCATCGGCATCACCCCGATCCTGCCGATGCTCGCCGCGGCGCAGGCGGCGGGCGCCGAGTGGACTCTGCTGTACGGCGGGCGGACACGCGGCTCCATGGCGTTCACCGGGGAGTTGGAGCGGTACGGGGACCGGGTGACCGTCGCTCCGCAGGACGAGTGCGGACTGCTGGACCTCGACTCCGTCCTGACCGGGGTCCCCGAGGGCACGCTCGTCTACTGCTGCGGTCCCGGCCCGCTGCTGGACGCCGTGGAGGCGCGCTGCCCCGCCGGGCTGCTCCGCGTCGAGCGTTTCCGGCCGAAGGTTCAGGAGACGGGCGGGGACGGCGAGTTCGAGGTGGAGCTCGCGCGCAGCGGGCGTACGCTGACCGTCCCCGCGGATGTCTCCGTGCTCGACACCGTGCGCGGCGCGGGCGTCGAGGTGCTCTTCTCCTGCACCGAGGGCACCTGCGGGACCTGCGAGACGGATGTCCTCGAAGGGACCCCGGACCACCGGGACTCGGTGCTC
- a CDS encoding anti-sigma factor — MSMSAEHDALRQALGGYVLGTLPPAEMEQARAHLAECAECQAEHAQLAGLPALLATVTAAEAAGRTAPVADEDLADRLVARAAESAQGSAPVRPAVSAVSQTPEAGVLERLLQQAAARRRRTWRLQLAGAAASLTFIAAAAGGTWLATTGSVGSLATRPGPTAPTAWRTFSGSDPATGVTASVRVSPSAWGSVLQVSAKGAPAGITCRLQAVGPGGVRADGATWRAGEYPPGTTIPGAVAMSPGAIEHFEIVAGNGQKLVTMQA; from the coding sequence ATGAGCATGAGCGCGGAGCACGACGCTCTCCGGCAGGCGCTGGGGGGATACGTCCTGGGCACGCTGCCCCCGGCGGAAATGGAACAAGCGCGCGCCCACCTCGCGGAATGCGCCGAGTGTCAGGCGGAACACGCCCAGCTCGCGGGACTGCCCGCGCTGCTGGCGACGGTGACCGCGGCCGAAGCTGCGGGCCGGACCGCGCCGGTGGCCGACGAAGACCTGGCCGACCGGCTGGTGGCGCGGGCGGCCGAGAGCGCTCAAGGCTCCGCGCCAGTACGGCCCGCCGTGTCCGCGGTGTCGCAGACGCCGGAGGCGGGTGTGCTGGAGAGGCTGCTCCAGCAGGCCGCGGCCCGGCGTCGCAGGACCTGGCGTCTGCAACTGGCCGGTGCCGCCGCCTCCCTGACGTTCATCGCGGCAGCGGCCGGCGGCACATGGCTGGCGACCACCGGATCGGTGGGCAGTCTGGCGACGCGGCCCGGGCCGACCGCGCCGACCGCCTGGCGCACCTTCTCCGGAAGCGATCCCGCCACCGGCGTCACCGCCTCGGTCAGGGTCTCGCCCTCTGCCTGGGGCAGTGTCCTGCAGGTCTCCGCCAAGGGGGCGCCTGCCGGAATCACCTGCCGCCTGCAGGCGGTCGGGCCCGGCGGGGTCAGGGCGGACGGCGCTACCTGGCGGGCGGGCGAGTACCCTCCCGGCACCACGATCCCAGGGGCGGTTGCCATGTCTCCGGGAGCCATCGAGCACTTTGAGATCGTCGCAGGCAACGGTCAGAAGCTGGTCACGATGCAGGCGTGA
- a CDS encoding carboxymuconolactone decarboxylase family protein, with protein sequence MTEKTPRPGPRELFGDIAPALAGYSEDVLFGQAWKSPELSPRDRSLVTVAGLITGGNSEQLTFHLPLARQNGVTEAELIETITHMAFYAGWPKAMSALTVAREVFRAA encoded by the coding sequence ATGACGGAGAAGACGCCCCGGCCGGGTCCGCGGGAGCTGTTCGGGGACATCGCGCCCGCGCTGGCCGGCTACAGCGAGGACGTGCTGTTCGGGCAGGCCTGGAAGAGCCCGGAGCTGTCACCGAGGGACCGCAGCCTGGTGACCGTGGCCGGCCTCATCACCGGCGGCAACAGCGAGCAGCTCACCTTCCACCTCCCCCTGGCCCGGCAGAACGGCGTCACCGAGGCGGAGCTCATCGAGACGATCACCCACATGGCGTTCTACGCCGGCTGGCCCAAGGCGATGTCCGCCCTGACCGTGGCCCGGGAAGTGTTCCGCGCGGCCTGA
- a CDS encoding CHAT domain-containing protein codes for MSAPYGLFGTPGYEQLLAVLGAAEESHTRYERAGRLPDLERALVLFDAVLDRTQNIDLRGAAMNGVGTVLWSRYERFGEPADLDGAITLFREALAPYGTEVTVVTPSYWTNLSGALRLRWLRTHDARDLTASVDAIRTALDSTPPGGARRSNRLDSLGDALLSLHHLHGDSAALAEAVGTFRAAVACAEPGTEEQTWARSNLAEALRLHHHQSPDGAPEALDEAAVLAREVLTAVPRRHRLYPRFLSSLASILAERHQVRADPADLREAARAARRAVAATPAGHPNLVQRHAVLASVRRLELIGVAHVAAPAPGVLDGGGGRRSTRRERRAVRAWVRATAEAYATTPEGHALRGLALLNHGSALGTRAVTEGDPHALAAAIDLYRKAASDPTMDVSVRVGCAHLWALSLVGGGESRSPDDHAAAMEPFRLAVELLPRTASYRIGRMDRARRLGKFAGLAQDAAACALELADPELALRLLEQGRGVLLAQTLDARTDTTDLLSRLPDELGAEYARLIPQLDRPEAAAFIASGPAGTGAGHSGPGTPLAGEDRHALAERWDRLVAAIRREPGFGDFLRLPRTAEMLAGLGDEGPVVMVNISPLRCDALVLREGRVRCVPLTGLSHAEVVRRADAFLVAVRTAGDAGRPLSHQRDAQSDIRGTLAWLWTAVAEPVLDALGFRAAGRPGAESPGRMWWIPTGPLTALPLHAAGLHENDRDNLLDRAVSSYAPTVNSLVHARRRQTARPDRRPTVPTAPLVVAVPAPPGAGLVPLEGARAEAALLAARPGARLLLDEQAVRRTVLDALPHHPWVHFACHAVAADGVAATGQVLLHDHDTAPLTLTDIARLRLPAAELAYLSACETTRGRGEYADEALHITGAFHMAGFTHVVGTLWAVDDDTSRELADHFYSAFAPRHPFPGRTAHALHTAVRALRDADEGYRLNPSLWAPYIHVGP; via the coding sequence ATGTCCGCCCCGTACGGCCTGTTCGGCACACCCGGGTACGAGCAGTTGCTCGCGGTGCTCGGCGCCGCCGAGGAGTCGCACACCCGGTACGAGCGCGCCGGCCGGCTCCCTGACCTGGAACGGGCCCTGGTCCTCTTCGACGCCGTGCTCGACAGGACGCAGAACATCGATCTCCGCGGCGCCGCCATGAACGGGGTCGGCACGGTCCTGTGGTCCCGCTACGAACGGTTCGGCGAACCGGCCGACCTGGACGGGGCCATCACCCTGTTCCGCGAGGCCCTGGCCCCGTACGGGACGGAGGTCACCGTCGTCACGCCCTCCTATTGGACGAACCTCTCCGGTGCGCTGCGGCTGCGGTGGCTGCGTACGCACGACGCCCGGGATCTGACCGCCTCCGTCGACGCGATCCGCACAGCCCTCGACTCGACGCCGCCCGGGGGCGCGCGACGCTCCAACCGTCTGGACAGCCTGGGCGACGCGCTGCTGAGCCTCCACCACCTGCACGGCGACTCCGCCGCGCTCGCGGAGGCCGTCGGAACCTTCCGGGCGGCCGTGGCCTGCGCCGAGCCGGGCACGGAGGAGCAGACCTGGGCCCGCTCCAACCTCGCCGAGGCGCTGCGTCTGCATCACCACCAGTCCCCCGACGGCGCCCCGGAGGCGCTCGACGAGGCGGCTGTGCTGGCGCGGGAGGTCCTCACCGCAGTCCCACGGCGCCATCGGCTGTATCCGCGGTTCCTGTCGAGCCTCGCCTCGATCCTGGCCGAGCGCCATCAGGTCCGGGCGGACCCGGCCGACCTGCGCGAGGCCGCCCGGGCCGCCCGCCGGGCGGTCGCCGCGACCCCGGCGGGGCATCCCAACCTGGTGCAGCGCCACGCGGTGCTGGCGAGCGTACGGCGTCTGGAACTGATCGGCGTGGCACATGTCGCCGCGCCCGCACCCGGGGTTCTCGACGGTGGCGGCGGACGGCGTTCGACGCGCCGCGAACGGCGGGCCGTGCGCGCATGGGTCCGGGCGACCGCCGAGGCGTACGCCACCACTCCCGAAGGGCACGCGCTGCGCGGGCTCGCCCTGCTGAACCACGGTTCCGCCCTGGGCACGCGGGCGGTGACCGAGGGCGATCCGCACGCCCTCGCGGCGGCGATCGACCTGTACCGGAAGGCCGCGTCCGACCCGACCATGGACGTCAGCGTCCGGGTGGGCTGCGCGCACCTGTGGGCGCTGAGCCTCGTAGGCGGCGGCGAGAGCCGCTCGCCCGACGACCACGCGGCGGCCATGGAGCCGTTCCGGCTCGCGGTCGAACTGCTGCCTCGTACGGCGTCGTACCGCATCGGACGTATGGACCGCGCACGCCGGTTGGGCAAGTTCGCGGGTCTCGCGCAGGACGCGGCGGCCTGCGCGCTGGAGCTGGCCGACCCCGAACTCGCGCTGCGGCTCCTGGAGCAGGGCCGTGGCGTGCTGCTCGCCCAAACCCTCGACGCCCGCACGGACACCACGGACCTGCTGAGCCGTCTACCGGACGAACTCGGCGCCGAATACGCCCGGTTGATCCCCCAGCTGGACCGCCCCGAAGCCGCCGCCTTCATCGCGTCCGGACCGGCCGGGACCGGCGCCGGCCACTCGGGCCCCGGCACCCCGCTCGCGGGCGAGGACCGGCACGCCCTGGCCGAACGGTGGGACCGGCTCGTGGCGGCGATCCGACGCGAGCCGGGCTTCGGGGACTTCCTGCGGCTCCCCCGCACCGCCGAGATGCTCGCCGGACTCGGTGACGAGGGCCCGGTGGTGATGGTCAACATCAGCCCGCTGCGCTGCGACGCGCTCGTCCTGCGCGAGGGACGCGTGCGGTGCGTGCCGCTGACGGGGCTCAGCCACGCGGAGGTGGTCCGACGGGCCGACGCCTTCCTCGTCGCCGTCCGTACGGCGGGCGACGCCGGCCGGCCGTTGTCCCACCAGCGCGACGCCCAGTCCGACATCCGGGGGACGCTCGCCTGGCTGTGGACGGCGGTGGCCGAACCGGTCCTGGACGCGCTCGGTTTCCGCGCCGCCGGCCGGCCCGGCGCGGAGTCCCCGGGACGGATGTGGTGGATCCCCACCGGCCCCCTGACCGCCCTGCCCCTGCACGCGGCCGGGCTCCACGAGAACGACCGGGACAACCTGCTCGACCGTGCCGTCAGCTCGTACGCCCCGACCGTCAACAGCCTCGTTCACGCCCGGCGCCGCCAGACCGCACGACCGGACCGGCGGCCGACCGTCCCCACGGCCCCGCTGGTGGTCGCCGTGCCGGCGCCGCCGGGCGCGGGGCTCGTGCCGCTGGAGGGCGCGCGGGCGGAGGCCGCCCTGCTGGCCGCGCGACCGGGCGCCCGTCTGCTCCTGGACGAGCAGGCGGTACGCCGGACCGTGCTCGACGCGCTCCCCCACCACCCCTGGGTGCACTTCGCCTGCCACGCCGTCGCCGCCGACGGCGTGGCCGCGACCGGCCAGGTCCTGCTGCACGACCACGACACGGCCCCGCTCACCCTCACCGACATCGCCCGGCTCCGGCTCCCGGCCGCGGAGCTGGCGTACCTCTCGGCGTGCGAGACCACCCGGGGCCGCGGCGAGTACGCCGACGAGGCGCTGCACATCACCGGCGCCTTCCACATGGCCGGCTTCACCCACGTCGTCGGCACCCTCTGGGCCGTCGACGACGACACTTCCCGAGAACTGGCCGACCACTTCTACTCGGCCTTCGCGCCCCGACACCCCTTCCCCGGCCGGACGGCACACGCCCTGCACACCGCGGTACGCGCCCTCCGCGACGCCGACGAGGGCTACCGCCTGAACCCGAGCCTGTGGGCGCCGTACATCCATGTGGGGCCGTAG
- a CDS encoding sigma-70 family RNA polymerase sigma factor codes for MPWSSRKRDQKTDPDDSAHRVSGKGTLSTADEELLRTLYAEHAGPLFHYVLRLTSGDWQWAEDVVQETLLRAWQHPAAFDPARGPARAWLCTVARHLVIDAHRARRARPAEVGGEALERAAEQAPGEDEIEQALQSWAVADAIRTLTPDHRAILLETYYRGRTMTEAARVLGIPLGTVKSRTYYALHALRLALLERGIEP; via the coding sequence ATGCCCTGGAGTTCCCGAAAACGTGATCAAAAGACCGATCCGGATGACTCCGCGCACCGTGTCTCTGGTAAAGGGACCCTTTCGACCGCAGACGAGGAACTGCTGCGCACTCTGTACGCGGAGCACGCGGGACCCCTGTTCCACTACGTGCTGCGACTGACCTCAGGAGACTGGCAATGGGCGGAGGATGTCGTGCAGGAGACGCTGCTGCGGGCGTGGCAGCATCCCGCCGCGTTCGACCCGGCACGCGGCCCGGCCCGGGCATGGCTGTGTACGGTGGCCCGGCACCTGGTCATCGACGCCCACCGGGCCCGGCGGGCCAGACCGGCCGAGGTCGGCGGGGAGGCGCTGGAGCGAGCCGCCGAGCAGGCGCCGGGCGAGGACGAGATCGAGCAGGCACTGCAGAGCTGGGCGGTGGCCGATGCCATCCGGACGCTCACCCCGGACCATCGCGCGATCCTGCTGGAGACCTACTACCGGGGCCGGACCATGACGGAGGCCGCCCGGGTGCTGGGGATCCCGCTGGGCACCGTGAAGTCGCGGACGTACTACGCCCTGCACGCCCTGCGGCTGGCGCTGCTGGAACGGGGCATCGAGCCATGA